The proteins below come from a single Rhizobium lentis genomic window:
- the kdpF gene encoding K(+)-transporting ATPase subunit F, protein MTLDNVLGGAVTVFLTLYLTYALLRPERF, encoded by the coding sequence ATGACCCTCGATAATGTCCTGGGCGGTGCGGTAACCGTGTTTCTCACACTTTATCTCACCTACGCTCTCCTTCGCCCAGAACGTTTTTGA
- a CDS encoding NAD(P)-dependent alcohol dehydrogenase, whose protein sequence is MTKVRALVLERQHELALRDIDLPLDTGPGQVKIRIHTVGVCGSDVHYYTHGKIGPFVVNAPMVLGHEAAGTVVEVGAGVTHLKIGDRVCMEPGIPDPNSKASRLGLYNIDPDVSFWATPPIHGVLTPEVVHPANYTFKLPDNVSFAEGAMVEPFAVGMQAAAKAKIAPGDTAVVLGAGPIGTMVAIAALAGGCARAIVADLAQPKLDIAARYQGVIPVNIREKSLIEEVGRLTDGWGADVVFECSGSPKAWETIMALPRPGGVIVAVGLPVNPIGFDVSTASTKEIRIETVFRYAHQYERSIALLGSGRVDLKPLISETFRFEDSIKAFDRAVEARPSDVKLQIVME, encoded by the coding sequence ATGACCAAAGTCCGTGCGCTGGTGCTGGAGCGCCAGCATGAGCTTGCGCTGCGCGATATCGATCTGCCGCTGGATACAGGGCCGGGGCAGGTAAAGATCAGGATTCACACCGTGGGTGTCTGCGGTTCGGACGTTCACTATTACACCCATGGCAAGATCGGCCCCTTCGTCGTCAACGCGCCAATGGTGCTCGGCCATGAGGCGGCCGGCACGGTGGTCGAGGTCGGAGCAGGCGTGACGCATCTCAAGATCGGTGACCGCGTCTGCATGGAACCCGGCATTCCCGACCCGAACTCCAAGGCAAGCCGGCTCGGTCTCTACAATATCGATCCTGATGTCAGCTTCTGGGCGACGCCGCCGATCCATGGCGTGCTGACGCCGGAAGTGGTGCATCCGGCCAATTATACTTTCAAGCTGCCCGACAATGTCAGCTTCGCCGAGGGCGCCATGGTCGAGCCCTTTGCGGTCGGCATGCAGGCAGCCGCCAAGGCGAAGATCGCGCCCGGCGATACCGCGGTCGTCCTCGGCGCCGGACCGATCGGCACGATGGTGGCGATCGCCGCGCTTGCTGGCGGCTGCGCCCGGGCGATCGTCGCCGACCTCGCCCAGCCGAAGCTCGATATCGCCGCACGATACCAGGGCGTCATTCCGGTCAACATCCGCGAGAAGAGCCTGATCGAAGAGGTCGGCCGGTTGACCGACGGCTGGGGTGCGGATGTCGTCTTCGAATGCTCCGGTTCGCCGAAGGCCTGGGAGACGATCATGGCGCTGCCGCGCCCGGGCGGCGTCATCGTCGCTGTCGGCCTTCCGGTCAACCCGATCGGCTTCGACGTCTCGACGGCATCCACGAAGGAGATCCGGATCGAAACGGTGTTCCGCTACGCCCACCAGTATGAACGGTCGATCGCGTTGCTCGGCTCGGGAAGAGTGGATCTGAAGCCGCTGATTTCGGAAACCTTCAGGTTCGAGGATTCGATCAAGGCCTTCGATCGCGCGGTCGAAGCGCGCCCGAGCGACGTGAAGCTGCAGATCGTGATGGAGTAG
- a CDS encoding cupin domain-containing protein: protein MSSSDLFVSAEGAEWVNPEPGVVRRIMTYLPEMMMVEVAFESGAVGAAHSHPHIQASYVAEGSFEVTIDGRTEVLKQGGSFIVPPNLVHGVKALEKGRLIDSFTPHRAEFLK from the coding sequence ATGTCGTCAAGCGATCTGTTCGTATCGGCCGAAGGCGCCGAATGGGTCAATCCGGAGCCCGGCGTCGTCAGGCGCATCATGACCTATCTGCCCGAAATGATGATGGTGGAAGTGGCGTTCGAAAGCGGCGCCGTCGGAGCTGCCCATTCGCATCCGCACATCCAGGCAAGTTATGTCGCCGAAGGCAGCTTCGAAGTGACGATCGATGGCCGCACCGAGGTGCTGAAACAGGGCGGCAGCTTCATCGTGCCGCCCAATCTCGTTCACGGCGTCAAGGCGCTGGAAAAGGGCCGGCTGATCGATAGCTTCACGCCGCATCGGGCCGAGTTTCTCAAGTAA
- the kdpA gene encoding potassium-transporting ATPase subunit KdpA, translated as MTLNGWLQILLYCGIVLVLVKPLGGYMTRVYNGERTFLSPVLVPIERGLCRIAGTGEGEEQHWTSYAFSMLMFNLLGVLVLYALMRLQGVLPYNPAGMAAVPPELSFNTAVSFPTNTNWQNYGGESTMSYLTQMAGLTVQNFLSAATGMAIAVAFIRAFARASGKAIGNFWVDMIRGTLYILLPSCIVLTLVFVYLGVPQTLGPYIDATTLEGAKQTIAVGPVASQLAIKMLGTNGGGFFNANSAHPFENPDAISNLIQMVSIFAIGAALTNVFGRMVGNQRQGWAILATMGVLFVAGVIVTYWAEAAGNPLLHAFGLGGGNMEGKEVRFGVALSSLFAVITTAASCGAVNAMHGSFTALGGLIPLINMQLGEIIVGGVGAGFYGILLFIIVAIFVAGLMVGRTPEYLGKKIEAKEMKMAVLAILCLPLAMLVFTAIATVLPFAVASIGTAGPHGFSEILYAYTSAAANNGSAFGGLTGNTPWYNVTLGIGMLMGRFLVIIPALAIAGSLITKKAAPASAGTFPTDGPLFVGLLVGTILIVGGLTFFPALALGPIVEHLVMIAGQTF; from the coding sequence ATGACCCTCAACGGATGGCTTCAGATCCTGCTCTATTGCGGGATCGTCCTCGTGCTCGTCAAACCGCTCGGCGGCTACATGACGCGTGTTTATAACGGCGAGCGCACATTCCTTTCACCGGTCCTCGTTCCGATCGAACGGGGGCTTTGCCGTATTGCCGGCACCGGCGAAGGCGAGGAGCAGCATTGGACTTCCTATGCCTTCTCCATGCTGATGTTCAACCTGCTCGGCGTCCTCGTTCTCTATGCGCTGATGCGCCTGCAAGGCGTTCTGCCCTATAATCCGGCCGGCATGGCCGCCGTCCCGCCGGAGCTTTCCTTCAACACCGCCGTCAGCTTTCCGACAAACACCAACTGGCAGAACTACGGCGGCGAAAGCACGATGTCCTACCTCACGCAGATGGCCGGACTGACGGTGCAGAATTTCCTGTCCGCGGCGACCGGCATGGCAATCGCAGTCGCCTTTATCCGTGCCTTCGCCCGGGCCTCCGGCAAGGCGATCGGCAATTTCTGGGTCGATATGATCCGCGGCACGCTCTACATCCTCCTGCCGAGCTGCATCGTGCTGACGCTCGTCTTCGTCTATCTCGGCGTGCCGCAGACGCTCGGCCCCTATATTGATGCCACGACGCTCGAAGGCGCCAAGCAGACGATTGCCGTCGGCCCCGTCGCCTCGCAGCTCGCCATCAAAATGCTCGGCACCAATGGCGGCGGCTTCTTCAATGCCAATTCCGCTCATCCTTTCGAAAATCCCGACGCGATTTCCAACCTCATCCAGATGGTGTCGATCTTTGCGATCGGTGCGGCTCTCACCAACGTCTTCGGCCGCATGGTCGGTAACCAGCGCCAGGGTTGGGCGATCTTGGCCACGATGGGCGTGCTTTTTGTCGCCGGCGTCATCGTCACCTATTGGGCGGAAGCCGCCGGCAATCCGCTCCTGCATGCCTTCGGTCTTGGCGGCGGCAATATGGAAGGCAAGGAGGTGCGCTTCGGCGTCGCCCTGTCCTCACTCTTCGCCGTCATCACCACCGCCGCCTCCTGCGGCGCGGTCAATGCGATGCATGGCAGCTTCACCGCACTCGGCGGCCTGATCCCGCTGATCAACATGCAGCTCGGCGAGATCATCGTCGGCGGTGTCGGCGCCGGCTTCTACGGCATCCTGCTCTTCATCATCGTCGCCATCTTCGTCGCCGGCCTGATGGTCGGCCGCACGCCGGAATATCTGGGGAAGAAAATCGAGGCGAAGGAAATGAAGATGGCCGTTCTCGCCATCCTCTGCCTGCCGCTCGCCATGCTCGTCTTCACCGCGATCGCCACCGTGCTGCCCTTCGCCGTCGCCTCGATCGGCACCGCCGGCCCCCACGGCTTCTCCGAGATCCTCTATGCCTATACGTCGGCAGCGGCCAACAACGGCTCGGCCTTCGGCGGCCTGACCGGCAATACGCCCTGGTACAACGTCACGCTCGGCATCGGCATGCTGATGGGCCGGTTCCTGGTCATCATCCCGGCGCTTGCCATCGCCGGCTCGCTGATCACCAAGAAGGCGGCCCCAGCCTCGGCCGGCACGTTCCCGACGGACGGTCCGCTGTTCGTCGGCTTGCTTGTCGGCACGATCCTGATCGTCGGCGGCCTGACCTTCTTCCCCGCGCTGGCCCTTGGCCCGATCGTCGAGCACCTGGTCATGATCGCCGGCCAGACCTTCTGA
- a CDS encoding DUF4126 domain-containing protein translates to MFLLLALLIGVIAGLRAMTAPAAVAWGAALGWFDVSQTPLAFMGYQWTPWIFTILAVIELITDQLPSTPSRKVPVQFGTRIVTGALSGATIGAASSLLFGGLIAGVIGAVIGTYGGAAVRGRLAASFGKDLPAALIEDAVAVIGAALIVGAVA, encoded by the coding sequence ATGTTTCTGCTTCTTGCATTGCTGATTGGCGTCATAGCGGGTCTTCGCGCCATGACGGCGCCGGCCGCCGTCGCCTGGGGCGCCGCTCTCGGCTGGTTCGATGTCTCCCAGACGCCGCTTGCCTTCATGGGTTACCAGTGGACGCCGTGGATCTTCACGATCCTCGCCGTCATCGAGCTGATCACTGACCAATTGCCGTCCACGCCGTCGCGCAAGGTGCCGGTGCAGTTCGGCACCCGTATCGTCACGGGCGCGCTTTCGGGCGCGACGATCGGCGCGGCCAGCAGCCTGCTCTTCGGCGGGCTGATCGCCGGCGTGATCGGCGCCGTCATCGGCACCTATGGCGGCGCCGCCGTCCGCGGCAGGCTTGCCGCCTCCTTCGGCAAAGATCTGCCGGCCGCGCTCATCGAGGATGCCGTCGCCGTCATCGGCGCGGCGCTGATCGTGGGGGCCGTCGCATGA
- the kdpB gene encoding potassium-transporting ATPase subunit KdpB — protein sequence MSQAKSASILDSRILIPAIGAAFKKLAPRALARNPVMFVVATVSVLTTVLFLRDLIAGNGNLGFSFQINLWLWFTVLFANFAEAVAEGRGKAQADSLRKARTETQAKLLTSNNGRDYRMVAGTSLKVGDIVLVEAGDIIPSDGEVIEGVASVNEAAITGESAPVIRESGGDRSAVTGGTQVLSDWIRVRITAAAGSTFLDRMISLVEGAQRQKTPNEIALNILLAGMTLIFVLATATIPSFAAYAGGSIPIIVLVALFVTLIPTTIGALLSAIGIAGMDRLVRFNVLAMSGRAVEAAGDVDTLLLDKTGTITLGNRQATAFRPVRGVTEQELADAAQLASLADETPEGRSIVVLAKEKYAIRGRDMASLKATFVPFAAQTRMSGVDLEGASIRKGAVDAILAHVNGDAPSRNGSEVMRELQSISDEVAKLGGTPLAVARDGRLLGVIQLKDIVKGGIRERFTELRRMGIRTVMITGDNPLTAAAIAAEAGVDDFLAQATPEMKLALMREEQSKGKLVAMCGDGTNDAPALAQADVGVAMNTGTVAAREAGNMVDLDSDPTKLIEIVEIGKQLLMTRGALTTFSIANDIAKYFAIIPAMFLTFYPQLGILNIMGLSTPQSAILSAIIFNALIIIALIPLSLKGVRYRPIGAGALLSRNLLIYGLGGIVVPFIGIKAIDMAVAAFGLA from the coding sequence ATGAGCCAGGCAAAATCCGCGAGCATCCTGGATTCTCGCATCCTCATTCCGGCCATCGGTGCCGCCTTCAAGAAGCTCGCCCCCCGCGCGCTGGCCAGAAACCCGGTCATGTTTGTCGTGGCCACGGTCTCGGTGCTGACAACCGTCCTCTTCCTGCGCGACCTCATCGCCGGCAACGGCAATCTCGGCTTCTCCTTCCAGATCAATCTCTGGCTCTGGTTCACCGTGCTCTTTGCCAATTTCGCCGAGGCCGTCGCCGAAGGCCGCGGCAAGGCGCAGGCGGATTCGCTGCGCAAGGCGCGCACCGAAACCCAGGCCAAGCTGCTGACCTCCAACAATGGCAGAGACTACCGCATGGTGGCGGGCACCAGCCTCAAGGTCGGCGATATCGTGCTCGTCGAAGCGGGCGACATCATCCCTTCCGACGGCGAAGTCATCGAAGGGGTCGCCTCCGTCAACGAAGCGGCGATCACCGGCGAATCCGCCCCTGTCATCCGCGAATCCGGCGGCGACCGTTCGGCGGTCACCGGCGGCACCCAGGTGCTCTCCGACTGGATCCGCGTGCGTATCACCGCGGCAGCCGGCTCCACCTTCCTCGACCGGATGATTTCGCTTGTCGAAGGCGCGCAGCGCCAGAAGACGCCGAATGAGATTGCGCTCAACATCCTGCTCGCCGGCATGACGCTGATCTTCGTGCTCGCCACCGCGACGATTCCGAGTTTTGCCGCCTATGCCGGCGGTTCGATCCCGATCATCGTGCTCGTCGCCCTCTTCGTTACGCTGATCCCGACAACGATCGGTGCGCTCCTTTCGGCGATTGGCATTGCCGGCATGGATCGCCTCGTTCGCTTCAACGTGCTTGCCATGTCCGGCCGCGCCGTCGAAGCAGCCGGCGACGTCGACACGCTGCTGCTCGACAAGACCGGCACGATCACGCTCGGCAACCGCCAGGCGACGGCCTTCCGCCCGGTCCGCGGCGTTACCGAGCAGGAGCTCGCCGATGCCGCCCAGCTTGCTTCGCTGGCCGACGAAACGCCGGAAGGCCGCTCGATCGTCGTGCTCGCCAAGGAAAAATATGCGATCCGCGGCCGCGACATGGCGAGCCTCAAGGCTACTTTCGTGCCCTTTGCCGCCCAGACCCGCATGAGCGGCGTCGATCTCGAAGGCGCCTCGATCCGCAAGGGTGCGGTCGACGCCATCCTCGCTCATGTCAATGGCGACGCGCCCTCGAGGAACGGCAGTGAAGTGATGCGCGAACTCCAGTCGATATCAGACGAGGTCGCCAAGTTGGGCGGCACGCCGCTCGCCGTTGCCCGCGACGGCAGACTGCTCGGCGTCATCCAGCTGAAGGACATCGTCAAGGGCGGCATCCGCGAGCGCTTCACGGAACTACGGCGCATGGGCATCCGCACCGTGATGATAACAGGCGACAACCCGTTGACGGCAGCGGCCATCGCCGCCGAAGCCGGCGTCGACGACTTCCTCGCCCAGGCGACACCGGAGATGAAGCTGGCACTGATGCGCGAGGAACAGTCCAAGGGCAAACTCGTCGCCATGTGCGGCGACGGCACCAACGATGCGCCGGCGCTCGCCCAGGCCGATGTCGGCGTCGCCATGAACACCGGCACGGTCGCTGCTCGCGAGGCCGGCAACATGGTTGATCTCGACAGCGACCCGACGAAGCTCATTGAGATCGTCGAAATCGGCAAGCAGCTGTTGATGACGCGCGGCGCGCTGACAACTTTTTCGATCGCCAACGACATCGCCAAATACTTCGCCATCATCCCGGCGATGTTCCTGACCTTTTACCCGCAGCTCGGCATTCTGAACATCATGGGACTGTCGACGCCGCAAAGCGCCATCCTCTCGGCGATCATCTTCAACGCGCTCATCATCATTGCGCTGATCCCGCTGTCGCTGAAGGGTGTCCGCTACCGTCCGATCGGCGCCGGCGCGCTGCTCTCACGCAACCTGCTGATCTACGGTCTCGGCGGCATCGTCGTCCCCTTCATCGGCATCAAGGCGATCGATATGGCCGTCGCGGCCTTCGGCCTCGCCTGA
- a CDS encoding DedA family protein, with translation MSIEALIENYGLLAIFLGAAFEGETAAFLGGVISHRGLLPYWSASLAAVAGSFAGDQFWFFAGRYAAQWALVRRLMEKPALARVTRLLEKYQTGFILAFRFLVGLRTISPIVIGTTGIATGKFVVLNAAAALVWGQLFTALGYLFGHGIQQTLGHLPLHRHLLIAVAAAAVVAGAALVFRRVKSNGRRR, from the coding sequence ATGTCTATCGAAGCGCTGATCGAGAATTACGGCCTGTTGGCGATCTTTCTGGGCGCCGCCTTCGAAGGCGAAACCGCCGCCTTTCTCGGCGGCGTGATTTCCCACCGCGGGCTGCTCCCCTATTGGTCGGCGTCGCTGGCGGCGGTGGCCGGATCCTTCGCCGGCGACCAGTTCTGGTTCTTCGCCGGCCGCTATGCCGCGCAATGGGCTCTTGTCCGCCGGCTGATGGAAAAACCCGCGCTCGCTCGCGTCACCCGGCTGCTGGAAAAATATCAGACCGGCTTCATCCTGGCGTTTCGCTTTCTGGTGGGATTGCGGACGATCAGCCCGATCGTCATCGGCACGACGGGGATAGCGACGGGAAAATTCGTCGTCCTGAATGCCGCAGCCGCGCTGGTCTGGGGGCAGCTATTCACCGCGCTCGGCTACCTGTTCGGCCACGGCATTCAGCAGACACTCGGCCACCTTCCCCTTCATCGGCATCTGCTGATTGCGGTCGCAGCCGCGGCCGTCGTCGCGGGCGCGGCTCTTGTTTTTCGCCGGGTGAAATCAAACGGCAGGCGCCGGTAA
- a CDS encoding LysR family transcriptional regulator — MTKPPQFTWDDLQFFLAVARTGQLSTAARQLRSSHATVSRRIDRLEFTLKVKLFERNPRGYVLTAMGTRFVETAERMEQETERLRADLADGSMAQRGLVRLSAPEGFANFFFATVLPQFAAQHPHLSLELVTIQQIMSLSRKEADLSVVLDEPKGGPYYAEKLTDYHLQIYGSRDYLAKAPDITCREDLLEHPFVSYIEEMIFAPGLDYLSDVHPRIKPQFQSSSIFAQLTATRNGLGLCILPYFFASRYPELVRVLPEEIDLKRQYWITCHRDLKQVPRVRAVIDFLRAAVRGEDARFVPPFVAAANATRRSESET; from the coding sequence ATGACCAAACCACCGCAGTTTACCTGGGACGATCTGCAGTTTTTTCTCGCCGTCGCCCGCACCGGCCAGCTCTCGACGGCGGCCCGCCAGCTGCGCTCCAGCCATGCCACCGTCTCGCGCCGTATCGACCGGCTGGAATTCACCCTCAAGGTCAAGCTGTTCGAGCGAAATCCGCGCGGATACGTGTTGACCGCCATGGGGACGCGATTCGTCGAGACGGCCGAGCGGATGGAGCAGGAGACCGAGCGGCTGCGCGCCGACCTCGCCGACGGCTCGATGGCGCAGCGCGGCCTCGTGCGCCTGAGCGCACCGGAGGGCTTTGCCAATTTCTTCTTCGCCACCGTGCTGCCGCAGTTTGCCGCCCAGCATCCGCATCTCTCGCTCGAGCTGGTGACGATCCAGCAGATCATGTCGCTGTCGCGCAAGGAGGCCGATCTTTCCGTTGTGCTCGATGAGCCGAAAGGCGGGCCTTACTACGCCGAGAAGCTGACCGACTATCATCTGCAGATTTACGGCTCGCGCGACTATCTCGCAAAGGCGCCCGATATCACCTGCCGTGAGGATCTGCTTGAGCATCCCTTCGTCAGCTATATCGAGGAAATGATTTTTGCGCCGGGGCTCGACTATCTCAGCGACGTGCATCCGCGCATCAAGCCGCAGTTCCAGAGCTCCAGCATCTTCGCGCAACTCACCGCCACCCGAAACGGCCTCGGCCTCTGCATCCTGCCCTATTTCTTCGCCAGCCGTTATCCCGAGCTCGTGCGCGTGCTGCCCGAGGAGATCGACCTCAAGCGCCAATACTGGATCACCTGCCATCGCGACCTGAAACAGGTGCCGCGCGTGCGCGCCGTCATCGACTTCCTGCGCGCGGCCGTGCGCGGCGAAGATGCGCGCTTCGTGCCGCCCTTTGTCGCCGCCGCCAACGCCACGCGTCGATCGGAATCCGAAACGTGA
- a CDS encoding acyl-CoA dehydrogenase, giving the protein MQHTREVFDWADPFRLVEQLTNEERMVQDTAHAYAQQKLAPRVLDAFRNEKTDPAIFREMGELGLLGPTISPAYGGAGLGYVAYGLIAREVERVDSGYRSMMSVQSSLVMVPIETFGSEAQKVKYLPKLAAGEWIGCFGLTEPDHGSDPGSMATRAKKVDGGYSLTGSKTWISNAPIADVFVVWAKTEDGLIRGFILEKGWKGLSAPAIHGKVGLRASITGEVVMDEVFVPEENLLPGVTGLKGPFTCLNSARFGIAWGALGAAEDCYARARQYTLERKQFGRPLAANQLIQKKLADMAAEIALGLQGCLRLGRMKEEGAPPVELTSILKRNSCGKALEMARAARDMLGGNGISDEFGIARHLVNLEVVNTYEGTHDIHALIIGRAITGIAAFAN; this is encoded by the coding sequence ATGCAGCATACGCGCGAGGTTTTCGACTGGGCCGACCCGTTCCGTCTGGTGGAGCAGCTGACCAACGAGGAGCGCATGGTGCAGGATACCGCCCATGCCTATGCACAGCAAAAGCTCGCTCCCCGCGTTCTCGACGCCTTTCGCAATGAAAAGACCGATCCCGCCATTTTCCGCGAAATGGGCGAACTTGGCCTGCTCGGCCCGACGATCTCGCCCGCTTACGGCGGTGCCGGCCTCGGTTATGTCGCCTACGGCCTGATCGCTCGCGAGGTCGAACGGGTCGACAGCGGTTACCGTTCGATGATGAGCGTGCAGTCCTCTCTGGTCATGGTGCCGATCGAGACCTTCGGCTCCGAAGCGCAGAAGGTGAAATACCTGCCGAAATTGGCGGCTGGCGAATGGATCGGCTGTTTCGGCCTGACCGAACCCGATCATGGTTCCGACCCTGGCTCGATGGCGACGCGCGCCAAAAAGGTCGACGGCGGCTACAGCCTCACCGGCTCGAAGACCTGGATCTCCAATGCCCCGATCGCCGATGTCTTCGTCGTCTGGGCAAAGACCGAGGACGGCCTCATCCGCGGCTTCATTCTCGAAAAGGGCTGGAAAGGGCTTTCGGCTCCCGCCATCCACGGCAAGGTGGGCTTGCGCGCCTCGATCACAGGCGAAGTGGTGATGGACGAGGTCTTCGTGCCCGAGGAAAACCTCCTGCCCGGCGTCACCGGCCTCAAGGGACCGTTCACCTGCCTCAACTCGGCTCGCTTCGGTATTGCCTGGGGCGCTCTCGGCGCGGCGGAAGATTGTTATGCCAGGGCACGGCAATATACGCTTGAGCGCAAGCAGTTCGGCCGGCCGCTCGCCGCCAACCAGCTGATCCAGAAGAAGCTCGCCGATATGGCCGCCGAGATCGCCCTCGGCCTTCAGGGTTGCCTGCGGCTCGGCCGCATGAAGGAGGAAGGCGCCCCGCCGGTGGAGCTGACCTCGATCCTCAAGCGCAACAGCTGCGGCAAGGCACTGGAGATGGCGCGGGCCGCCCGTGACATGCTCGGCGGCAACGGCATTTCCGACGAATTCGGCATCGCCCGCCATCTCGTCAACCTCGAGGTGGTCAACACCTATGAGGGCACGCACGACATCCACGCGCTGATCATCGGCCGGGCGATCACCGGCATCGCCGCCTTTGCGAACTAA
- a CDS encoding FAD-containing oxidoreductase: MKNFDAIVIGAGQAGPFLAARMVEKGMKVALIERKFLGGTCVNAGCMPTKTLVASARAAHVARNGAIYGVNIPGEIAIDMKVVRARAETVTKNARNGLIGWFDSMDGMSVIYGHARFEDAKTIRVNGETLTAPRIFLNVGARPVIPDLPGIGGIDYLTSTSIIDLDTLPRHLAVIGGSYIGLEFAQMYRRFGAEVSVVEHGPKLASREDEDISDAIADILRSEGIAVHTDAGDIAFARNGSGVGVTAGPARIDASHVLIATGRRPNTDDLGLDAAGVVTDKRGYITVDDTLATNVEGIFALGDCNGRGAFTHTSYNDFEIAAANLLDGENRKVSSRIPAYALYIDPPLGRVGMTEKQARASGRRIMVSTRPMSRVGRATERGETKGFMKVIADAETKQILGAAILGIEGDEVIHGLIDAMNAGTTYPALKWSVPIHPTVSELIPTLLADLKPVA; the protein is encoded by the coding sequence ATGAAAAACTTCGACGCCATAGTCATCGGCGCCGGCCAGGCCGGTCCATTTCTCGCCGCTCGGATGGTCGAGAAGGGCATGAAAGTGGCCCTCATCGAGCGCAAGTTTCTCGGCGGCACCTGCGTCAATGCCGGCTGCATGCCGACCAAGACCCTGGTCGCCAGCGCCCGCGCCGCCCATGTCGCAAGAAACGGTGCCATTTACGGCGTCAACATCCCGGGCGAGATCGCCATCGACATGAAGGTGGTCAGAGCCCGCGCCGAGACGGTGACGAAGAATGCCCGCAACGGCCTGATCGGCTGGTTTGACAGCATGGACGGCATGAGTGTGATTTACGGTCACGCCCGTTTCGAGGATGCAAAGACCATCCGCGTCAATGGCGAGACGCTGACGGCGCCGCGCATCTTCCTCAATGTCGGCGCGCGGCCGGTCATCCCCGATCTGCCGGGCATCGGCGGGATCGATTACCTTACCAGCACCTCGATCATCGATCTCGACACGCTGCCGCGGCACCTGGCGGTGATCGGCGGAAGTTATATCGGGCTGGAATTCGCGCAGATGTATCGCCGCTTCGGCGCCGAGGTCAGCGTCGTCGAACACGGTCCGAAGCTCGCATCGCGCGAGGACGAGGATATATCCGACGCGATCGCCGACATCCTGCGCTCTGAGGGCATCGCGGTTCACACCGACGCCGGCGACATCGCCTTCGCGCGAAACGGCAGCGGGGTCGGCGTCACCGCCGGTCCGGCCAGGATCGATGCAAGCCATGTGCTGATCGCCACCGGCCGCAGGCCGAACACCGACGACCTCGGCCTCGATGCCGCCGGCGTCGTTACGGACAAGCGCGGATATATCACCGTCGACGACACGCTCGCCACCAATGTCGAAGGCATCTTTGCGCTCGGCGACTGCAACGGCCGCGGCGCCTTCACGCACACTTCCTACAATGATTTCGAGATTGCCGCCGCCAACCTCCTCGACGGCGAGAACCGCAAGGTGTCGAGCCGCATCCCCGCCTACGCGCTCTACATCGACCCGCCGCTCGGCCGCGTCGGCATGACCGAGAAACAGGCGCGCGCCTCCGGCCGCAGGATCATGGTCTCGACCCGGCCGATGAGCCGCGTCGGCCGCGCCACCGAACGCGGCGAAACCAAGGGGTTCATGAAGGTGATCGCCGATGCCGAGACCAAGCAAATCCTCGGCGCGGCGATCCTCGGCATCGAGGGCGACGAGGTGATCCACGGCCTGATCGATGCGATGAATGCGGGAACGACCTATCCCGCGCTGAAATGGTCGGTGCCGATCCACCCGACGGTGTCGGAGCTGATCCCGACGCTGCTTGCAGATTTGAAGCCCGTGGCCTGA
- a CDS encoding copper resistance CopC family protein: MKSIASFCLFASLLFAASQATAALEEASLPSPQQEELLVPANVELTFTGPVDLARSTATLLDAQGKALPLGKPFLSGPEGSIFKIPLDPSMAPGLYTLDWRVLSMDGRSAEGRYQFRVDP; the protein is encoded by the coding sequence ATGAAGTCGATCGCGTCATTCTGCCTGTTCGCATCCCTTCTCTTCGCCGCCAGCCAGGCGACTGCAGCCCTGGAAGAAGCCTCGCTTCCTTCGCCACAGCAGGAAGAACTGCTGGTGCCCGCCAATGTCGAGCTCACCTTCACCGGCCCGGTTGATCTTGCCCGCTCGACCGCAACCCTGCTCGACGCCCAGGGCAAGGCGCTTCCCCTGGGCAAGCCGTTCCTCTCGGGTCCCGAAGGGTCCATATTCAAGATCCCGCTCGACCCTTCGATGGCGCCCGGCCTCTATACCCTCGACTGGCGCGTCCTCTCGATGGACGGCCGCAGCGCCGAAGGCCGTTATCAGTTCCGGGTCGACCCTTGA